In the genome of Pseudanabaena sp. FACHB-2040, one region contains:
- a CDS encoding MBL fold metallo-hydrolase — translation MFATWLDTNSWLLEMAGQRLLVDPWLVGPLVFGNQEWLFKGERPRPLPDIGPVDLILLSQGLEDHAHPPTLKSLDKSIPVVGSASAAKVARALGYTEVTALAPGETFVLKDLVEIKAVPGSPMGPTVLENGYVLRDRISGHSLFYEPHGYNQPALQAEAPVDVVITPVLDLALPLIGPVIRGQKSALDLAEWLQPQIILPTADAGEVQYQGLLLSLLKVIGSATAMQAELDQRGLKTQVLQLLVGSRTELPLTSRPAPVTR, via the coding sequence ATGTTTGCGACCTGGTTAGATACCAATTCCTGGCTGCTGGAGATGGCAGGACAGCGTTTGCTAGTTGATCCGTGGCTGGTTGGCCCCTTGGTTTTTGGCAATCAGGAATGGCTGTTTAAGGGCGAGCGGCCACGCCCCTTGCCTGACATCGGCCCGGTTGATCTGATTTTGCTCAGCCAGGGACTAGAGGATCATGCTCATCCGCCAACACTAAAGAGTCTAGACAAGTCCATTCCTGTCGTGGGCTCAGCCAGTGCGGCCAAGGTTGCTCGGGCGCTGGGCTACACCGAGGTCACAGCGCTAGCCCCTGGGGAAACTTTTGTTCTGAAAGATTTGGTGGAGATCAAAGCAGTTCCTGGCTCTCCGATGGGGCCAACGGTGCTGGAAAATGGCTATGTGCTGCGCGATCGCATCTCCGGCCATTCCCTTTTCTACGAACCCCACGGCTACAACCAGCCCGCTCTGCAGGCAGAAGCCCCCGTAGACGTGGTGATTACGCCTGTGTTGGACCTAGCTCTGCCGCTGATTGGGCCGGTGATTCGCGGCCAAAAATCGGCGCTGGATCTGGCAGAGTGGCTACAGCCACAGATTATTTTGCCGACTGCCGATGCGGGGGAGGTGCAGTATCAGGGCCTGCTGCTGTCTTTGCTGAAAGTCATTGGCAGCGCCACCGCAATGCAGGCAGAGCTAGACCAGCGGGGTCTTAAGACCCAGGTTTTACAGCTGCTGGTAGGGAGCCGCACTGAATTGCCGCTGACATCTCGCCCGGCCCCTGTTACCCGATAA
- a CDS encoding M23 family metallopeptidase, producing the protein MTILSLLTRLPKSYTVLIAGTGKAPITLAIKPVPVLAAALIVAGIPAGVISYLTHHSTRLAQENQELTDTANAVLTELNTLDSEIETLKERAGLSETESRNESSRPRSEVREDPQDRIRRTNLDGVVEQEPELDEISTPNASRGGPALPAKAASLFGVAQQKMPTLALTLEADIKPALEETLAKEADREAAFPSGWPLQGKAEITSEFGLRRNPFGGSRYEVHQGLDFRGPIGRPIYATAEGRVSVASAGNGYGKHIVIDHDYGYETIYAHLSDFNVEAGDKVRRGDLIGFLGNTGRSSGPHLHYGVYHNGQPVNPRYYLKIEDSQL; encoded by the coding sequence ATGACAATTCTCTCTCTGCTGACTCGCCTTCCCAAAAGTTACACGGTGCTGATTGCAGGCACGGGCAAAGCCCCGATCACCCTGGCTATCAAACCCGTTCCCGTGCTCGCTGCAGCCCTGATTGTGGCCGGCATTCCTGCTGGCGTGATTAGCTATCTGACCCACCACAGCACTCGCCTGGCTCAGGAAAATCAGGAATTGACCGACACTGCTAACGCCGTGCTAACTGAGCTCAATACCCTCGACAGCGAGATTGAAACCCTCAAGGAAAGGGCCGGGCTCTCCGAAACCGAGTCAAGAAACGAGTCGAGCAGGCCCAGATCAGAAGTGAGGGAAGACCCCCAAGATCGCATCCGTCGCACCAACCTAGATGGCGTAGTCGAGCAAGAACCAGAACTCGACGAAATCAGCACTCCCAACGCATCACGGGGGGGACCGGCGCTGCCCGCCAAAGCGGCTTCTCTCTTCGGAGTCGCCCAGCAAAAAATGCCCACTCTGGCCCTGACCCTAGAAGCTGATATCAAGCCTGCCCTAGAAGAAACTTTGGCTAAGGAAGCTGACCGGGAGGCGGCTTTTCCCAGTGGTTGGCCCCTCCAAGGCAAAGCTGAGATAACTTCGGAATTTGGTCTGCGCCGCAACCCCTTTGGCGGTAGCCGCTATGAAGTGCATCAAGGGCTTGACTTTAGAGGGCCAATTGGCAGACCGATCTATGCCACTGCTGAGGGGCGAGTCAGCGTAGCGAGTGCAGGCAACGGCTACGGCAAGCACATCGTGATTGACCACGACTACGGCTATGAAACGATCTATGCCCACCTGTCAGACTTTAATGTGGAAGCTGGAGACAAGGTCAGACGAGGTGACCTGATTGGCTTTCTGGGCAACACAGGTCGTTCCTCAGGCCCCCATTTGCACTACGGCGTTTATCACAACGGTCAGCCAGTCAACCCTCGCTATTACTTGAAGATTGAGGATTCGCAGTTGTAG
- the aroC gene encoding chorismate synthase, giving the protein MGNSFGHLFRITTFGESHGGGVGVVIDGCPPQVEISVEEIQAELDRRRPGQSKITTPRKESDRCEILSGVFEGKTLGTPISILVRNQDTRPQDYSEMATTYRPSHADATYDAKYGIRNYQGGGRSSARETIGRVAAGAIAKKILHQYSGLEIIGYVKRIQDLEGTVDPETVTLAQVESNIVRCPDAEAAERMIDRIEQIRDQGDSIGGVVECVARNVPRGLGDPVFDKLEADLAKGMMSLPASKGFELGSGFAGTLLSGSEHNDEFYTDAAGQVRTRTNRSGGTQGGISNGENIIIRVAFKPTATIRKAQNTVTNTGEETVLSAKGRHDPCVLPRAVPMVEAMVALVLCDHLLRHHGQCELL; this is encoded by the coding sequence ATGGGAAACTCCTTTGGCCATCTGTTCCGCATCACTACCTTTGGTGAGTCCCACGGGGGCGGGGTAGGGGTCGTCATTGATGGCTGCCCTCCCCAGGTAGAAATCTCGGTTGAGGAGATTCAGGCCGAGCTAGATCGCCGTCGCCCAGGCCAAAGCAAGATCACAACTCCGCGCAAAGAGTCAGACCGCTGCGAAATTCTCTCGGGCGTTTTTGAGGGTAAGACGCTGGGTACGCCCATCTCAATCTTGGTGCGTAATCAAGACACTCGGCCCCAGGACTACAGTGAGATGGCCACCACCTACCGCCCATCTCATGCTGATGCCACCTATGACGCTAAGTACGGCATTCGCAACTACCAAGGCGGCGGGCGATCTTCAGCGCGGGAAACGATTGGTCGGGTGGCGGCAGGTGCGATCGCAAAAAAAATTCTCCATCAGTACTCTGGCTTAGAAATCATCGGCTACGTCAAGCGCATTCAAGATCTCGAAGGCACTGTTGACCCCGAAACCGTCACCCTAGCCCAAGTCGAAAGCAACATCGTGCGCTGCCCCGATGCCGAAGCCGCCGAGCGCATGATCGACCGCATTGAGCAAATCCGCGACCAAGGCGACTCCATTGGCGGCGTGGTCGAATGCGTTGCTCGCAACGTTCCCCGAGGGCTGGGCGATCCGGTCTTTGACAAGCTAGAGGCCGACCTGGCCAAGGGCATGATGTCGCTACCGGCCAGCAAAGGCTTTGAGCTGGGCTCCGGCTTTGCCGGGACTTTGCTCTCTGGCAGTGAGCACAACGACGAGTTTTACACCGACGCAGCAGGCCAGGTTCGAACCCGCACCAACCGCTCTGGCGGCACCCAGGGCGGCATCTCCAACGGTGAGAACATCATCATTCGCGTGGCCTTTAAACCCACAGCCACCATTCGCAAAGCTCAAAACACCGTGACCAACACAGGGGAAGAAACCGTGTTGTCGGCCAAGGGCCGCCACGATCCCTGTGTGCTGCCTCGGGCGGTGCCGATGGTAGAGGCAATGGTAGCGCTCGTGCTGTGCGATCACCTGCTGCGGCACCACGGTCAGTGTGAGCTGCTTTAA
- a CDS encoding cupin domain-containing protein has translation MKLTSLDTVPEEAVSHNPAIKKRVMLRLGDLPHLTNFSQARFAPGQIANGHAHTDMAEVFFVEAGQGTITIEGKAYPLTPGTCVAVEPNETHEVVNDGEVELVLTYFGLRAQAAH, from the coding sequence ATGAAGCTCACCTCCCTCGACACCGTGCCAGAAGAAGCCGTTTCTCACAACCCAGCGATCAAAAAGCGCGTGATGCTGCGGCTGGGCGACCTGCCCCACTTGACCAACTTCTCCCAGGCCCGCTTTGCGCCCGGTCAGATTGCCAACGGCCACGCCCATACCGACATGGCCGAAGTCTTTTTTGTCGAGGCAGGTCAGGGCACCATCACCATTGAGGGCAAAGCCTACCCGCTCACCCCCGGCACCTGCGTGGCCGTCGAACCCAACGAAACCCATGAAGTCGTCAATGATGGCGAGGTTGAACTGGTGCTCACCTATTTCGGCCTGCGGGCTCAGGCGGCTCACTGA
- a CDS encoding succinylglutamate desuccinylase/aspartoacylase family protein — protein MQPLISTLPLMQMASGDELSLQLYRFVGESPGKKVYLQSNLHGAELAGNAVIHQLINWLSSLEPAQLQGEIWLVPVCNPLGVNTRSHSFSSGRYNPYDGHDWNRIFWDYGSEAEAEADIAAFAQSHLESDPETILQAYRQQILAAFQAKSADLAAPPSVPVHVLYSTRLQALAIDADYLIDLHTSSNRGLTYLYYFAERAAAARLFGLQFAALLDDYDGDAFDETFIKPWLALESAFKTLGRHLRFEIEAYTLELGTSMDINPVAVERGLQSIQHYLGEKGVITGVPLSRVETRELVMTRTSQFTKYFAPVGGFLQSRVEPGTWVRAGTVLYSLLCFNKSSQLPSTKPIRAEHAGLVYDVSINQAFNQGEYVLAVLQPDD, from the coding sequence ATGCAGCCCCTGATCTCTACCCTGCCGCTTATGCAGATGGCGTCGGGAGACGAACTCTCGCTCCAGCTCTACCGCTTTGTGGGCGAGTCGCCGGGGAAAAAGGTCTATCTGCAGTCCAACCTGCACGGAGCAGAGCTGGCTGGAAATGCGGTCATTCACCAATTAATCAACTGGCTAAGCAGCCTAGAGCCAGCCCAACTCCAGGGCGAGATTTGGCTGGTGCCGGTCTGCAATCCGCTAGGGGTCAATACCCGCAGCCACAGCTTTTCGTCGGGCCGCTACAACCCCTACGATGGGCACGACTGGAACCGCATTTTTTGGGATTACGGATCAGAGGCTGAGGCTGAAGCCGACATTGCAGCTTTTGCCCAAAGTCACTTAGAGTCAGACCCGGAGACTATTTTGCAGGCTTATCGGCAGCAGATTTTAGCTGCGTTTCAGGCAAAATCTGCAGATCTAGCGGCTCCCCCTAGCGTTCCGGTACACGTTCTCTACAGCACCCGGCTGCAGGCTCTAGCAATTGATGCCGACTACCTAATCGATCTGCACACCTCTAGCAATCGCGGCTTGACCTACCTGTACTACTTTGCCGAGCGGGCTGCGGCTGCCCGCCTGTTTGGCCTACAGTTTGCGGCCCTGCTCGATGATTACGATGGCGATGCCTTTGATGAAACCTTTATCAAGCCCTGGCTAGCTCTAGAGAGCGCATTCAAAACCCTAGGTCGTCACCTCCGCTTTGAGATCGAAGCCTACACCCTAGAACTGGGTACAAGCATGGACATTAACCCAGTGGCTGTAGAGCGGGGACTGCAGAGCATTCAGCACTACCTGGGCGAGAAAGGGGTGATTACCGGCGTGCCTCTGTCGCGGGTGGAAACCCGAGAGCTGGTGATGACCCGCACCAGCCAGTTCACAAAGTACTTTGCGCCTGTGGGCGGCTTTTTGCAGTCACGGGTCGAGCCGGGCACCTGGGTTAGGGCAGGAACTGTGCTCTACTCGCTCTTGTGCTTCAACAAGTCAAGCCAGTTGCCCAGCACCAAACCGATTCGAGCAGAGCACGCGGGTCTGGTGTATGACGTGTCGATTAACCAGGCATTTAACCAGGGGGAGTATGTACTGGCCGTGCTGCAACCCGATGACTAG
- a CDS encoding tetratricopeptide repeat protein: MAFVRLFFVALAAVLLGLGLTASPLLSDLPQAASSRSALAASPSAPTPLFSDLGDFHYPISTRSDLAQQYFDQGWVLAYGFNHAEAVRSFQAAIEADPDCALCYFGLAYVLGPNINAPMEIEAAETAWETMQHAIALSPAASAKERALINALATRYTAAPTANRASLDRAYAAALKTVHQQYPEDLEIATLYAEALMDTMPWDYWDEAGNPKPTTREILKTLEAVLEQNPDQIGALHLYIHAVEKERPELAEAAADRLGALVPGSGHLVHMPSHIYIRVGRYHDAVVANQDAIAADAAYLKISPTPSLYTVAYMPHNHHFAWFGAMMTGQRAVAMAAAEQTARVEGELWHAPELAGSLQHYYSVPLYTQVRFSQWNEILKTPAPAAELKYPVGVWHYAQGMALAATDRPRAAADHLRSLQALIADPEIGEMRIWGFNSTRQALSIAEAVLAGEIAAAQGNYDRAVTYLQSAVAQEDELTYTEPPDWYAPTRNLLGQVLLAAGRYADAESAFQADLENYPQNGWSLQGLAQSLRAQNKLSEADSVQAQFEAAWQYADITLPISG; this comes from the coding sequence GTGGCTTTCGTTAGACTCTTTTTTGTTGCTCTAGCAGCAGTTTTGCTAGGGCTGGGATTGACAGCCTCTCCCCTGCTGTCTGACCTCCCTCAAGCTGCCAGCAGCCGATCAGCACTGGCAGCTTCTCCATCTGCTCCTACCCCCCTATTTAGCGATCTAGGAGATTTTCACTACCCCATTTCAACCCGCTCTGATCTGGCCCAGCAGTACTTTGACCAGGGTTGGGTGCTGGCCTACGGCTTTAACCATGCAGAGGCAGTCCGGTCTTTTCAGGCAGCGATTGAAGCCGATCCCGACTGTGCCCTGTGCTATTTTGGGCTGGCCTACGTATTAGGCCCAAATATCAATGCGCCTATGGAGATCGAGGCCGCCGAAACGGCCTGGGAAACGATGCAGCATGCGATCGCACTTTCCCCCGCCGCCTCAGCCAAAGAACGCGCCCTGATCAACGCTCTCGCTACTCGCTACACAGCTGCTCCCACAGCTAATCGGGCCTCATTAGATCGGGCTTATGCCGCCGCCCTCAAGACAGTTCATCAGCAATATCCAGAAGATCTGGAAATCGCCACTCTGTATGCCGAAGCGCTGATGGACACTATGCCCTGGGACTACTGGGACGAGGCGGGCAACCCCAAACCCACAACGCGCGAAATCTTGAAAACCCTGGAGGCGGTGCTAGAGCAGAACCCGGATCAGATCGGGGCCTTGCACCTCTATATTCATGCTGTGGAAAAAGAGCGGCCCGAACTAGCCGAAGCAGCGGCTGATCGACTGGGGGCACTGGTGCCCGGATCAGGTCATCTAGTGCATATGCCCTCTCATATCTACATTCGCGTGGGCCGCTACCACGATGCGGTGGTGGCTAACCAGGATGCGATCGCAGCCGATGCAGCCTATCTCAAGATCAGCCCTACTCCCAGTCTTTACACTGTCGCCTACATGCCCCACAACCACCACTTCGCTTGGTTTGGGGCGATGATGACTGGGCAGCGAGCAGTTGCAATGGCTGCCGCCGAGCAGACCGCACGGGTAGAAGGCGAGCTGTGGCACGCTCCCGAATTGGCCGGTTCGCTCCAGCACTATTATTCGGTGCCTCTCTACACGCAGGTGCGATTTAGCCAGTGGAACGAAATTCTTAAGACACCCGCGCCTGCTGCCGAGTTGAAATATCCGGTCGGCGTCTGGCACTATGCTCAGGGCATGGCGCTGGCAGCAACGGATCGGCCTAGGGCAGCAGCGGATCATTTGCGATCGCTCCAGGCCCTAATCGCCGATCCTGAGATTGGGGAAATGCGAATTTGGGGCTTCAACTCCACCCGTCAGGCATTGAGCATTGCTGAGGCTGTGCTGGCCGGCGAAATTGCAGCGGCCCAGGGAAACTACGACCGCGCTGTGACCTACCTGCAGTCTGCCGTGGCCCAGGAGGACGAATTGACCTACACCGAACCCCCTGACTGGTATGCCCCCACCCGCAACCTGCTGGGTCAGGTGCTGCTGGCAGCCGGGCGCTATGCCGACGCCGAATCGGCCTTCCAGGCAGATTTAGAAAACTATCCTCAAAACGGCTGGTCTCTGCAGGGTCTGGCCCAAAGCCTGCGAGCCCAAAACAAGCTATCAGAGGCTGATTCTGTACAGGCCCAGTTTGAAGCGGCCTGGCAATATGCCGACATCACTCTGCCAATATCCGGTTAA
- a CDS encoding GNAT family N-acetyltransferase: protein MLTITTTYRPARVEDCFTIARLFQIAADGVVDYLWSTLQADYPGLTPLEIGAQRFANPDSNCSYRNCVMAEREAEIVGMMMTFAIAEPDEAPQALSTETDSEIPDVMAPYALEKAGTWYICALAVFPEFRGQGIGSGLLALAHRQAREQGFEELSLLCFEQNMGAKQLYERCGFKTIDRTPVVPHPLIHHTGDLLLMTVEA from the coding sequence ATGTTGACAATCACCACAACCTATCGTCCCGCCCGTGTCGAGGACTGCTTCACCATTGCCCGTCTGTTTCAAATTGCTGCCGATGGCGTAGTCGACTATCTCTGGTCCACCCTCCAGGCCGACTATCCGGGTCTTACTCCTTTAGAAATTGGGGCTCAGCGCTTTGCCAATCCTGACAGCAACTGCAGTTACCGCAACTGTGTCATGGCCGAGCGGGAGGCTGAAATTGTGGGCATGATGATGACCTTTGCGATCGCAGAGCCAGACGAAGCCCCCCAAGCACTCTCGACTGAGACCGACAGCGAAATCCCAGACGTCATGGCTCCCTATGCCCTGGAAAAAGCAGGTACCTGGTACATCTGCGCCCTCGCCGTTTTTCCTGAGTTTCGCGGTCAGGGCATTGGCTCTGGCCTTCTGGCGCTGGCCCACCGGCAGGCCAGAGAGCAGGGCTTTGAGGAACTCAGCCTACTCTGCTTTGAGCAAAACATGGGCGCGAAGCAGCTGTACGAGCGCTGCGGATTCAAAACCATCGACCGTACCCCGGTGGTGCCCCACCCGCTAATTCACCATACTGGAGATCTGCTGCTGATGACCGTGGAGGCTTGA
- a CDS encoding ACT domain-containing protein, translated as MAGETDLSRLLQSMQPELSTGEFVFCTVLPAQVERLAGQAISLFREAEGVSLVLPRHEAEQQEISYQYPCRLITLQIHSSLAAVGFLAAVTEALAGWGISVNPVSAYYHDHLFVPTDQAEQAMDCLAQLVLAHRYSFQTMTTADREIVWQMLMHAAHESSLEAVKDQPALARYAAGWGRAGDMGIVALLQDQPIGAAWLRLWQGHNRGFGFVAEDVPELAIAVLPDYQSQGVGTQLLSRLLHSARGWYGAVSLSTRADNPAVKLYERMGFVKVPDSEVINRTGGVSFTMICELEGL; from the coding sequence TTGGCTGGCGAAACCGATTTGTCTAGGCTGTTACAGTCTATGCAGCCTGAACTGAGCACAGGAGAATTTGTCTTTTGCACAGTTCTCCCCGCTCAGGTGGAGAGGCTGGCTGGACAGGCCATCAGCCTCTTCCGCGAAGCAGAGGGAGTAAGTCTAGTACTGCCCAGGCATGAAGCTGAGCAGCAGGAAATTTCTTACCAGTATCCCTGTCGTCTAATCACATTGCAGATTCACTCTAGTCTTGCAGCAGTCGGCTTCCTGGCCGCTGTCACCGAAGCCTTGGCAGGCTGGGGCATTAGCGTCAACCCAGTTTCTGCCTACTACCACGACCACCTGTTTGTTCCTACAGACCAGGCTGAGCAGGCGATGGACTGTCTGGCTCAGCTGGTTCTAGCCCACCGCTACAGCTTCCAGACCATGACGACCGCTGACAGAGAGATCGTCTGGCAAATGCTGATGCACGCTGCCCATGAAAGTTCTCTAGAGGCGGTCAAAGACCAGCCCGCGCTAGCCCGTTATGCCGCTGGCTGGGGCCGCGCCGGGGATATGGGGATCGTGGCGTTGCTGCAGGATCAGCCTATAGGAGCGGCCTGGCTGCGGCTGTGGCAGGGGCATAACCGAGGATTTGGCTTTGTGGCAGAGGACGTGCCAGAACTTGCGATCGCAGTGCTGCCTGACTACCAGAGTCAGGGTGTTGGCACTCAGCTCCTGAGCCGCCTGCTCCACAGCGCCCGAGGATGGTACGGCGCTGTGTCCCTCAGCACCCGAGCCGACAATCCTGCAGTCAAGCTCTACGAGCGCATGGGGTTTGTGAAGGTACCCGATAGCGAAGTCATCAACCGCACAGGTGGAGTTTCCTTCACTATGATCTGTGAGTTGGAGGGTCTGTAA